The DNA window AAATTCAAGTGCTACGCTGCTTACAAGCAGGAGCGAGCAATGCTCACATCGCCGAAGATCTGTTTATCAGCGAGTACACGGTCAAATCACATCTTTATCAGATTTTTAAAAAGCTCTCGGTAAAAAATCGTCTTCAGGCCACCGCCTGGGCCGATCAACATCTACTCTCGTAACAAAATCTACTCTCGTAACAAAATGGGCAGAATTTGTGGTTTGTTTATAGGGCATCGCTCGCTCTCGGGTTAGAATCGCAGCATCTTATGCAGCCAACCGTGCAGCGAGCGCCCTTTCATGCGCCTGTCACACTCAGTTTGCTATCGTAATGGGCTGCAACCACAGTTAAAGGACGCCGTTTGATGATTAAGAAATGCCTCTTTCCTGCCGCTGGTTATGGCACACGCTTTTTACCAGCGACTAAATCCATGCCAAAAGAGATGATGCCTGTGGTGAATAAACCGCTGATTGAATATGGTGTTGATGAAGCCATTCAGGCGGGAATGACTGGGATGTGTATCGTCACTGGTCGCGGTAAGCACTCGATCATGGATCACTTCGATAAAAACTACGAGCTAGAGCATCAAATCAGCGGCACTAATAAAGAGGTTTTGCTTGATGACGTGCGAGCACTGATCGACGCGGCCAACTTCACCTATATCCGCCAACGAGAAATGAAAGGCTTAGGCCATGCGATTCTCACCGGGCGTGAGCTTGTCGGTGACCAACCTTTTGCCGTGGTGCTGGCCGATGACTTGTGTGTCAACCAAGAACAAGGCGTGCTGGCACAAATGGTCGCGCTATTTAAACAGTTCCGCTGCTCAATCGTCGCCGTGCAAGAAGTTCCAGAGAACGAAACACACAAATACGGCGTGATCGCTGGCGAAATGATTAAAGATGATCTATTTCGTGTGGACAACATGGTTGAAAAACCAGAACCCGGAACCGCGCCAAGTAATTTGGCGATCATTGGCCGCTATATTCTCACTCCCGACATTTTCGATTTGATCGAACAGACAGAGCCCGGCAAAGGCGGCGAAATCCAGATCACCGACGCACTCTTAAAGCAAGCCAAATCGGGCTGCGTATTGGCATACAAGTTCAAAGGACGCCGTTTTGATTGCGGCAGTGTCGAAGGCTACATTGAGGCCACCAACTACTGCTACCAGAACCTTTACTTGAAAGATGAGAAGAAATCGGAACTCGGCAAACAGTCGACTAAACGCCAGCGCTAAAGCGCCATTTGATCGCTTCTATCTATTGTGACGGCGCGGTTGAACTGCGCCGTTTTTAACTGTTTTTTTATCCAGTATTTTATTGCACATTTCTCACACTATGTAATACTTGCTCCACTTGGTATTTCACAGAGCATTGAAGATGGACAAGATAGAAGTTCGCGGAGCACGTACTCATAACCTAAAAAATATCAATCTCACCATTCCCCGAGACAAACTGATCGTCATTACGGGCTTATCCGGCTCAGGTAAGTCGTCCCTTGCCTTCGATACTCTCTACGCCGAAGGGCAACGGCGTTATGTAGAATCACTCTCGGCTTACGCGCGCCAGTTCTTATCTCTGATGGAAAAGCCGGATGTGGACCACATAGAAGGGCTTTCGCCAGCGATCTCCATCGAGCAGAAATCCACCTCACATAACCCTCGTTCTACCGTCGGTACCATTACCGAAGTGTATGATTACCTGCGTCTGTTGTACGCACGGGTCGGCGAACCGCGCTGCCCTGAGCACAAAGTGCCGCTGGCAGCGCAGACCGTGAGCCAAATGGTCGACAAAGTGCTGGAGATGCCCGAGGGCAGCAAAATGATGTTGCTGGCGCCGATCGTCAAAGAGCGCAAAGGCGAGCACGTTAAAACGCTGGAAAACCTCGCCGCGCAAGGCTTTATTCGTGCTCGTATCGATGGCGAGACGTGCGACCTGTCCGATCCACCGACACTCGAATTACACAAAAAACATACCATTGAAGTGATCGTTGATCGCTTTAAAGTGCGCGCCGATCTGCAACAGCGTCTGGCAGAATCGTTTGAAACGGCACTAGAGCTCTCCGGTGGCATTGTGGTTGTGGCACCCATGGAAGGTGAAGGCGAAGAGATCGTCTTTTCGGCCAACTTTGCCTGTCCGCACTGTGGTTACAGCATGCAAGAGCTAGAGCCTCGCCTGTTCTCTTTTAACAACCCCGCTGGCGCCTGTGGCACTTGTGACGGTTTGGGCGTGCAGCAATATTTTGATCCAGACCGAGTGATCCAAGATGCCAATCTCAGTTTGGCACAAGGTGCGATTCGCGGCTGGGATCAAAAAAACTATTACTACTATCAAATGCTCACTTCGCTGGCTGATCATTATGGTTTTGATCTGCATGTGCCGTTCAACACTTTGTCGAAAAAGATCCAAGAGATCATTCTCAAAGGTTCGGGCCGTGCTGAAGTGGAGTTCAAATACATCAATGACCGCGGTGATATTCGCGTTAAACGTCATCCGTTTGAAGGCATTCTCAATACTCTGGAGAGACGCTACCGCGACACCGAATCCAACTCGGTGCGCGAAGAGTTAGTTAAATACATTTCGACCAAGCCATGTGCCAGTTGTGGCGGTACTCGCTTGCGTTTAGAAGCGCGCAACGTGTTCATCAACGACACCACCTTGCCGCAGATTGTCGAACTCAGCATCGCCGAGGCATTGGCCTTTTTTGCCAATCTCAAGCTTGAAGGGCAACGCGCGCAGATCGCAGAAAAAGTGATGAAGGAGATCAACGACCGCTTACAGTTTTTGGTCAATGTTGGCCTCAATTATCTCAACCTGTCGCGCAGCGCAGAAACCCTCTCAGGCGGTGAGGCGCAGCGCATCCGCTTAGCAAGTCAAATTGGTGCAGGTTTGGTGGGGGTGATGTATGTGCTCGATGAACCCTCCATCGGTCTGCATCAGCGCGACAACGAACGGCTGCTGAAAACGCTCAATCACCTGCGCGACTTAGGTAACACTGTCTTAGTGGTTGAACACGATGAGGATGCGATCCGCATGGCCGATTACGTGATTGATATCGGCCCGGGTGCCGGGGTGCACGGCGGACAGATCGTCGCTGAAGGCAGTGTTGACGAGATCATCGCCAATCCGGATTCACTTACGGGTCAATACCTGAGCGGCGTGAAAGAAATTGCTGTACCACGTGAGCGCACCCCGTACGATGCGAGCAAAACCGTCGAGTTGATCGGCGCGAGTGGCAACAACCTGAAAAACGTCAACCTCTCGGTGCCCGTGGGTTTGTTTAGCTGCATCACCGGCGTATCCGGTTCTGGCAAATCCACACTGATCAACGACACCTTCTTTAAAATCGCCCACACCGCGCTCAATGGCGCCACCACTGCTCAACCCGCGCCGTACAAAAGCATTAAAGGGCTGGAGCATTTTGATAAGGTGATTGATATCGACCAGAGCCCGATTGGTCGCACGCCGCGCTCAAACCCGGCCACCTATACAGGCATTTTTACCCCGATCCGCGAGCTGTTCTCGGGCACGCAAGAGTCTCGTTCACGGGGTTACAAGCCCGGGCGCTTTAGTTTCAACGTGCGGGGCGGTCGCTGTGAAGCCTGTCAGGGCGATGGCGTGATCAAAGTCGAGATGCACTTTTTACCCGATGTGTACGTGCCGTGTGATGTGTGTAAAGGCAAGCGTTATAACCGCGAAACACTGGAAGTGCGCTATAAAGGCAAATCAATTGACGAAGTGTTGGAAATGACGGTCGAAGACGCACGCGAGTTCTTTGAACCCGTTCCGGTAATTGCGCGTAAATTGCAAACCTTGATGGATGTCGGCCTCTCCTACATTCGCCTTGGTCAAGCGGCGACCACACTCTCCGGCGGTGAAGCGCAGCGGGTGAAACTGGCGCGCGAATTGTCCAAACGCGACACAGGTAAGACCTTGTATATTTTGGATGAACCGACCACGGGTCTGCATTTTCACGATATCCAACAACTGCTCACGGTCCTGCATCGCCTGCGCGATCACGGCAATACGGTGGTGGTGATTGAGCACAACTTGGATGTGATTAAAACTGCTGACTGGATCATCGACCTTGGTCCTGAGGGTGGGCAAGGCGGCGGCGAGATCATTGCCCAAGGCACACCGGAAGATGTGGCCTTGGTCGAAGGTTCACACACTGCGCGCTTTCTTAAGCCTATGTTGAACTAGAAAAAACAGGTAAAGTGATGAAACCAGCTGCGTGCTGGTTTCATTGTTTACAATTACAGAAAACGTTTATGGCAACCATACATGTAAGTGGAACTCAGCTCGACCAGCCACCCGCCCGTATTCCGTTGAACAGAAAGTTTCTCGCGGCGATGGCGGCCGTGTTTCTGGTGGCGATGCACTTTTTTATGCCCAATCCTGGTGGTTCTGGGTTGGCGCTGTCGTTTAATCCAACCACTTGGATAGCCTTTTCGGTCGCTTTCGGTATCGGCTGCTATCATCTCGCCGGCAATCAGGCGCTGCGCTATTCCAAGTTGACCATCGGCTTACTGGTCAGTTGCGTGATCCTCTCTATCCCGCTGTTTTATTCCACGACCAATTACGAACTCTCGCTCGGACGCATGCTGGGTTTGTGGGCGGGGATGGCGTTTTTTATCCTGCTGCAACAGTTCAGCTTTAGTAATAAACACAAGCAGAGACTGCTGTGGCTGGTGGTGCTGGCGGTGGTGATTGAAGCCTGTCTGGGTTATTACCAATATCTGTGGCTTAAAGCGGACAACTGGATGGGCTACGACACGCTCTCCAATCGTCCTTACGGCATCTTCCAGCAACCGAACGTGATGGCCAGCTTTCTTGCGACAGGGTTGGTGATCTCGGGCTATTTGCTGGCAAGACAGCCACACAAATACAACAAGCATTTGAGCGAAATCACCTTGCTCTACCTTGTGCCGCTCTTCACCGTGCCACTGATTGTGGTGCTGGCATCTCGCACTGGTTGGTTAGCGGCGTTATTGGGCGTGTTACTGCTGCTCCCTTACCTCTACCGCTTTGGCACAAAAATTCGCTTTTGGGGTTGGCTCATCGCTGTCATTGCTGGGTTGGTGTTGGCCAGTGCCATGCTCAATAACGTCAATCCCGATGGTGACAGCCTCGCTGCACGCAAAGCCAATCTCGACTCAGCGCGCGAATACACCTTCCCTCAGACACTGGATATGCTGATAGAAAAACCGTTTACTGGTTACGGCTACGGCAACTTTGAATCCGCTTACACCTTGTATACTGCAAGGCAGCACTTGCTTAATCACAATTATCCCGCTGGCTTACCAGCCATGGATCATCCGCACAATGAGCTGCTTTATTGGGGGGTAGAGGGGGGAATCATCCCGCTGATTGGGATCTTGCTGGCGGCCTTGTTAGTGCTTAACCGCATTATGAACACCAAGAAAGGCACCCGTTTGGCGGTGTTCGCGCTGTTTGTGCCCATTGTGCTGCACAGTCAACTGGAGTATCCCTTCTACCATTCAGCGGTACACTGGCTGACCTTCATCATTTTGCTGTACTGGATTGATCAGCGCGCGACACGGATGAAGTCTGTCTCTTTTAGTGTTATCAGCAAAACCATCTTACGCGTGATAAGCTTGGTGGTGCCTATCCTCACGGCGTTTTATATGTTGAGTGCTCTGCACACCAACTATGTCCTGACCAAATTTGAAACCACACGACCACTTGACCCAGATCGCCTCAAGCAAGTGACCAATCCTGTGGTGTGGAAAGATCGCTTCGATTGGGATGTCTACAGCACCTATCTCAACATTGGCTTAGCCACTCAAGATGCGGCGTTAATCCAACCATATATAGACTGGTCGCTGGAGATCATCCAGAGCAAGCCGCGCCC is part of the Vibrio cidicii genome and encodes:
- the galU gene encoding UTP--glucose-1-phosphate uridylyltransferase GalU; the protein is MIKKCLFPAAGYGTRFLPATKSMPKEMMPVVNKPLIEYGVDEAIQAGMTGMCIVTGRGKHSIMDHFDKNYELEHQISGTNKEVLLDDVRALIDAANFTYIRQREMKGLGHAILTGRELVGDQPFAVVLADDLCVNQEQGVLAQMVALFKQFRCSIVAVQEVPENETHKYGVIAGEMIKDDLFRVDNMVEKPEPGTAPSNLAIIGRYILTPDIFDLIEQTEPGKGGEIQITDALLKQAKSGCVLAYKFKGRRFDCGSVEGYIEATNYCYQNLYLKDEKKSELGKQSTKRQR
- the uvrA gene encoding excinuclease ABC subunit UvrA, whose amino-acid sequence is MDKIEVRGARTHNLKNINLTIPRDKLIVITGLSGSGKSSLAFDTLYAEGQRRYVESLSAYARQFLSLMEKPDVDHIEGLSPAISIEQKSTSHNPRSTVGTITEVYDYLRLLYARVGEPRCPEHKVPLAAQTVSQMVDKVLEMPEGSKMMLLAPIVKERKGEHVKTLENLAAQGFIRARIDGETCDLSDPPTLELHKKHTIEVIVDRFKVRADLQQRLAESFETALELSGGIVVVAPMEGEGEEIVFSANFACPHCGYSMQELEPRLFSFNNPAGACGTCDGLGVQQYFDPDRVIQDANLSLAQGAIRGWDQKNYYYYQMLTSLADHYGFDLHVPFNTLSKKIQEIILKGSGRAEVEFKYINDRGDIRVKRHPFEGILNTLERRYRDTESNSVREELVKYISTKPCASCGGTRLRLEARNVFINDTTLPQIVELSIAEALAFFANLKLEGQRAQIAEKVMKEINDRLQFLVNVGLNYLNLSRSAETLSGGEAQRIRLASQIGAGLVGVMYVLDEPSIGLHQRDNERLLKTLNHLRDLGNTVLVVEHDEDAIRMADYVIDIGPGAGVHGGQIVAEGSVDEIIANPDSLTGQYLSGVKEIAVPRERTPYDASKTVELIGASGNNLKNVNLSVPVGLFSCITGVSGSGKSTLINDTFFKIAHTALNGATTAQPAPYKSIKGLEHFDKVIDIDQSPIGRTPRSNPATYTGIFTPIRELFSGTQESRSRGYKPGRFSFNVRGGRCEACQGDGVIKVEMHFLPDVYVPCDVCKGKRYNRETLEVRYKGKSIDEVLEMTVEDAREFFEPVPVIARKLQTLMDVGLSYIRLGQAATTLSGGEAQRVKLARELSKRDTGKTLYILDEPTTGLHFHDIQQLLTVLHRLRDHGNTVVVIEHNLDVIKTADWIIDLGPEGGQGGGEIIAQGTPEDVALVEGSHTARFLKPMLN
- a CDS encoding PglL family O-oligosaccharyltransferase, whose translation is MATIHVSGTQLDQPPARIPLNRKFLAAMAAVFLVAMHFFMPNPGGSGLALSFNPTTWIAFSVAFGIGCYHLAGNQALRYSKLTIGLLVSCVILSIPLFYSTTNYELSLGRMLGLWAGMAFFILLQQFSFSNKHKQRLLWLVVLAVVIEACLGYYQYLWLKADNWMGYDTLSNRPYGIFQQPNVMASFLATGLVISGYLLARQPHKYNKHLSEITLLYLVPLFTVPLIVVLASRTGWLAALLGVLLLLPYLYRFGTKIRFWGWLIAVIAGLVLASAMLNNVNPDGDSLAARKANLDSAREYTFPQTLDMLIEKPFTGYGYGNFESAYTLYTARQHLLNHNYPAGLPAMDHPHNELLYWGVEGGIIPLIGILLAALLVLNRIMNTKKGTRLAVFALFVPIVLHSQLEYPFYHSAVHWLTFIILLYWIDQRATRMKSVSFSVISKTILRVISLVVPILTAFYMLSALHTNYVLTKFETTRPLDPDRLKQVTNPVVWKDRFDWDVYSTYLNIGLATQDAALIQPYIDWSLEIIQSKPRPAFYSNLILAYQGLGDLSKAEQVRAEAEFLFPKHDFTQVQYQPPSSARSATVSAGQ